A genomic segment from Spirochaetota bacterium encodes:
- a CDS encoding TetR/AcrR family transcriptional regulator produces MSGEKAKARKPVQDRGIRTRAAILDSAKALFAEKGYHGTNSKEIAARAGVATGTFYSYFDEKKPVFLEVIRGYYHEIQDAVLADGALEIYSMPVRTKADLKKLVRELIRALYAAHTLSPELHREITAMTYSDPEVERLIREEVGKTIALVGALLSKVSDRLAVSDVEAAVEVVVHSAEEVIHRLRMFEHNAADERVLGELEDMIYRYLFVKG; encoded by the coding sequence GTGTCGGGAGAGAAGGCAAAAGCACGGAAACCGGTCCAGGACCGGGGCATACGGACGAGGGCCGCGATACTCGACTCGGCCAAAGCGCTCTTCGCGGAGAAGGGCTATCACGGAACCAACTCCAAGGAGATCGCCGCCAGGGCGGGGGTGGCGACCGGCACATTTTACAGCTATTTCGACGAGAAAAAGCCGGTATTCCTGGAGGTGATCCGCGGGTATTACCACGAAATACAGGACGCGGTCCTCGCCGACGGCGCGCTTGAGATATACTCAATGCCCGTCCGCACCAAAGCCGATCTCAAGAAGCTGGTGCGCGAGCTCATACGCGCGCTGTATGCGGCGCACACCCTGTCCCCTGAGCTTCACCGCGAGATCACGGCGATGACATACAGCGACCCCGAGGTCGAGCGGCTGATCAGGGAAGAGGTGGGCAAAACGATCGCGCTGGTCGGCGCGCTTCTTTCGAAGGTGTCGGACAGGCTTGCCGTCAGCGACGTTGAGGCCGCCGTGGAGGTGGTGGTCCACTCGGCCGAGGAGGTCATACACCGGCTGCGCATGTTCGAGCACAATGCCGCCGACGAGAGGGTGCTCGGCGAGCTTGAGGATATGATTTACCGGTATTTGTTTGTGAAGGGGTGA
- a CDS encoding 2-oxo acid dehydrogenase subunit E2, with product MPTAIHPVCFALGSITRKPGIKNNTTTARDYIKITILFDHDVVDGAPAARFTSRLVDLIESGYGL from the coding sequence GTGCCCACCGCCATCCACCCGGTCTGCTTCGCGCTTGGTTCCATTACCAGGAAGCCCGGCATCAAAAACAACACGACCACGGCCCGCGACTACATTAAAATTACGATCCTCTTCGATCACGACGTTGTCGACGGCGCCCCCGCGGCCCGTTTTACCTCGCGCCTGGTCGATCTTATCGAAAGCGGCTATGGATTATGA
- a CDS encoding HAMP domain-containing sensor histidine kinase, which translates to MKLKLSIFTKLFGIIVATALLINLLIGAYFGSQFRFNRRDSFLKNMDAYADYMIRDMGTPPDHREALRLARETTMNIAVEGTGVSWATAPPPEPSKHKHPSHRTPRGSFGWDRGTYVYETEREGVRYRFWGSARDIPEGGGLILYLFLGLVSTVMIVAYFLIRRLLSPIRLLADGVKQTAAGNLSHRVPAGPSDELGELTASFNAMNERVSAMLASREQLLRDVSHELRSPLTRMRVALELMPEVAGRRSVLEDVAAIDAMIGELLETQRLERPEGAPRRERMDLKEALDVSIREFGAMADAVSMDLPVGPLFINADRKRVLIVLRNILGNALKFSPEGTAVEVSARGFGAGAVVTVRDRGSGIPEEELSRVFEPFYRVDRSRSRETGGYGLGLHICARIMEAHGGRIVVRNREGGGAEAVLEFVS; encoded by the coding sequence ATGAAACTTAAACTCTCCATCTTCACCAAGCTCTTCGGCATCATCGTGGCGACGGCGCTCCTCATCAACCTGCTCATCGGCGCCTATTTCGGCTCGCAGTTCCGCTTCAACCGGCGCGACAGCTTTCTTAAAAACATGGATGCCTACGCGGACTACATGATCCGCGATATGGGCACACCGCCCGACCACCGGGAGGCCCTGCGCCTCGCTCGCGAGACCACCATGAATATCGCGGTGGAGGGAACGGGCGTCAGCTGGGCGACGGCTCCACCGCCGGAGCCGTCGAAACATAAACACCCGTCGCACCGCACGCCGCGCGGCAGCTTCGGCTGGGACAGGGGCACGTACGTCTACGAGACCGAGCGCGAGGGCGTGCGCTATCGCTTCTGGGGAAGCGCGCGCGACATCCCCGAGGGCGGCGGCCTCATTCTCTATCTTTTCCTGGGCCTGGTGAGCACGGTGATGATAGTGGCCTATTTTCTCATCCGCCGGTTGCTTTCGCCAATACGCCTGCTCGCCGACGGCGTGAAACAGACCGCAGCGGGGAACCTGTCTCACCGCGTGCCCGCCGGCCCGTCCGACGAGCTGGGCGAGCTCACAGCGTCGTTTAACGCTATGAACGAGCGTGTGAGCGCCATGCTCGCCTCGCGCGAGCAGTTGCTCCGCGACGTGAGCCACGAGCTTCGCTCTCCGCTCACCCGCATGCGCGTGGCGCTCGAGCTCATGCCCGAGGTGGCGGGCCGGCGGAGCGTTCTGGAGGACGTTGCCGCGATCGACGCGATGATCGGCGAACTGCTGGAGACCCAGCGGCTGGAACGCCCCGAGGGCGCGCCGCGCCGCGAGCGCATGGACCTTAAAGAAGCGCTCGACGTATCGATCCGCGAGTTCGGCGCGATGGCGGACGCTGTCTCGATGGATCTTCCGGTCGGGCCGCTTTTCATCAACGCCGACCGCAAGCGGGTGCTGATAGTGCTGCGGAACATTCTCGGCAACGCCCTGAAATTTTCGCCCGAGGGGACTGCCGTCGAGGTGAGCGCGCGCGGCTTTGGCGCGGGAGCTGTCGTGACGGTACGCGACCGCGGGAGCGGCATTCCCGAGGAGGAGCTTTCGCGCGTGTTCGAGCCCTTCTACAGGGTGGACCGCTCGCGCTCGCGCGAGACCGGAGGGTACGGGCTGGGGCTGCACATCTGCGCGCGGATCATGGAGGCCCACGGCGGACGTATCGTTGTGCGCAACCGCGAGGGCGGCGGCGCGGAGGCGGTGCTGGAGTTCGTTTCGTGA